In Leptotrichia sp. oral taxon 221, the DNA window GCTATGGACGAGGCAATAGCAGTTTTGTATAATACGATAGAAAATCAAATAAAAAAAAGAAAGTATAAGGAAGGCGAAGAATACAGTGCTTTAATTATAGATTGTGGAGGAGGAACTACAGATTTAGCAGCTTGTAAATATGTAATCGAGAATGAAAGAATTTCGTATTATTTGGATATAAAAACAAGTTTTGAGAATGGTGATGAAAATTTTGGTGGAAATAATATGACTTACAGAATAATGCAGTTTTTAAAAGTTGTGTTAGGAAATCTATATACTAAAAAGAAAATTATTTCAATAAATGATTTAATTGAATACGATAATGATATGATTTATAAAGTGATTGATGAGTTTGGGATTGAAAAAATATTTGAGAAATTACAAAGTGAATATGAAAAATATGAAACAATTATACCGACAAGATATTCTAATTTTGAAAATAAGATGAGCGAAGAGTACAAAAAGATTAGAAATAATTTTTACATGCTTTGGGAAGCTGCTGAAAATTTAAAGAAGGAATTTTTTACGATTGATGGAAGATTGAGAACAAAATTTGACGTTCCACGTATGAAAGATTCTTTTCAAAAAAGTAATGATATGCACATAACTCAAATAAAATCATGGATTATTCACATATTAGAAAATGGAATTTTTAGAACGATAAACGAATATCCAAACCATATTTTTACAATTAAAGAAATTGAAAAAATAGTAAAAGCTGATATTTACAATATGTTAAGAAAATTTTTGAATACTTACTATAACGAAGGGATTTTATTTGAATATTCATTGATAAAATTGAGTGGACAATCTACAAAAATTAGCACATTTCAAGAAGTTTTGAAAGAATTTGTACCAGGTAAAATGATTGAGTATAAGGAATTGAGTCACCGTGATGATTATGAATTAAAATTGAATTGTTTGGATGGAGCTATAAAGTATTTAGATTATAAAAGATTCGGGCATATGAATGTAACAATTGAGAATGAAGTGCCGTTGGTTCCTTATTCTGTATGGGTTGAAAAATATGATGGTGAAAAAATTGAAATGATAAAGACTTCTAGAAAAGCTGATATTTTAAAAGGAGAGATTGATAAAACAATATCAGCTGAAGAATTGAAAATATATGTTTACAATGCGGAAGGGGATTTGAAAAAAGAATTAATTTATAAAAATGATGATGATTATGAGGAAATGGATGCAGAGGATATAATTCCTATTTTTAACGGAGTAATTACGCAAAATGATACTGATACGATACAGAATTTAACAACAAGATTTTTTATTTACACCGATTTAAATAATTGGGGATTTTTTGTATTTCCTATTCAAAGATACGAAGATCAGTTATTTTTAGGGAAAAAGCAATATTTTGCATTTGAAGATGACTTGAATGAAATATCATATTTTGATGGAAAACATTAAATGGAGAACATTAAAATTTAAAGATTATAAATTTGGAAAATTATAAAGAAGTTAAAATTTAGAATAAAGATAGGAAATAAATTGAAAAAAGAAACGAATGAAAATATAATTTGGCTATTACCAACATTTTTGGTAATGATAATACTTTTTATGATAAAGACTTGTACTCCATCAATTTCTGAAAAATATATAGTTTCAACGATAAAACGAGAGAATATTGATCTTTATGTAGATTCAAAAGCAAAAGTAGAACCTAAAGATTTTATAAGTATCGGTTTAGATGTACAACTTAATGTTGATAAAATTTATTTTAAAGAAGGCGATAAAGTAAAAAAAGGAGACGTTATAATTAAATTCAGTGATTACAAGGCACAAAATATTGAAAAGGAATTAGAGGACAAAAAGAGTATTTTAGCCGTAAAAAAATCACAACTGAGGTATTTAAAAAATATGTCAGAGGAACAATTAGATGATAAAAATAAAATTCAAAAATTAGAAGGAGAAATAGCAGCTATAGAGACAGAATTGGAAAAAATTGTAAAAAATAAACAGCTTGTGCAGAGGGTGATTACAAGTCCTGTTAATGGATATATTATTAAAATTAATGCCATAAAAAATGGAACTACAGATGCTTCAATTCCTGTATTACTTATTGCAAAAGATACAGACTTAAAAATTGTGAGTGAAAAAATTAAATTAGATCGAGAAATAAAAGTTGGAAGTGAAGCGACGGTAAGTTTTTTGAATCAAAAGTTGTTAAAAGAAGATAAGAATTTAGAAAAATTAGTTAAAGTTAATGAAAATGGAAAAGAAAATAAAAAATATTCAGAAGCAGGAAATGTAAATAGTGCTGTAAATAGTGAATTTAAAGTAATTTTGTATAAAATAGTTGATACAAAAGATCCGATTATTAAAATATTAGAGTTTTTACCAAAAAATTTTGAGAAGGATATTCAGAATATCATTTTGAATGAAATGTTAAATGTAAGAATTTTTCTTGAAAAAAAAGAGAACGTGTTAACGGTTCCTATTAGTGCAGTAGTTAAAAAGAAAGAAAAATCTGGAGAGAAAACGTTTATTTATGTTATAAATAAGGAAAATTTAGTAATTAAAAAAGAGATACAAATAGGTGTGACAAATGGAGAAGTAATTGAAATATATGGCTCTGGAATAAATGAAGGGCAGGAAATAATTGTAAATCCAAATGATAAATTACAAAATAGAATAATTGTGAAACGAAGGAATATTGAGGAAGAAATGATTGAAAAACAAAAAAGATTGATGAAATTAGAGAATGAAAATGAGAAAAAAGTGAAAGAAATAGAAGAGAATGAGAGGGAAATAATAAAATTAAAAAGATTAAACGTAATCCACTAAAACTTCAATTTCACCGTTTTCATATACGAAAAGCCCAGTAACTGCTTCATGGGGTAAATCTTTATGCATTTTTTCAACAGATTGTCGAATATAATTTTTTTGAGTTTCATCATCAATAGGACATCCAGCGCAATCACTATGACCAGCAATAAAAATATGGTCAGATTTATGTTTATTCATTGAAATTAAAACAACTTTATCTTTAATAGAATTTAAATAATCCTCGTATATAATTTTATTAACAGGACCTGCATCTGTAATAGTGTCAACGTATTTATAACGATAATTATTTCTAATATATTCATTTATGATATGAATAAATCTTCCATCCATACAACAAATTAAAGTACAAAACATATTTTTTTCCTCCTTTTAAATTATTTTTCTATTAATTATAACAAAAAAAAGAAAAAAAAGCTATTATTTTTTATTTGCTTTAAAAGTCTTAAAGTTGTAATGATGACCATTTTATGATACAATTATTTGTAACGATAGACGAGTATTATTTGATACTAAAATATGAATAGTTTTAGTTTTAAAAGTTTTAGAAATGTAGACTTACTATATTTTAAGGAAAAATGAATAGGAGATGAATAAAATGGATGAAATAATAAAAAAAATAAATAGATTTTCTCAATTGGCGAGAGAAAGAGAATTAACAGAAGAAGAGAAAAAAGAAAGAGAAGAAGTTAGAAAAATTTATTTAGAGAATTTTAAAAAAAGTGTTAGAGGGCATTTAGAAAGTATAAAAATTGTAAGAGTAGATGATGATGGAAATCCAATTAATGATGACGGAGAAATAATTGAACCAGAAGCATAATTTTTATTAATCAAAAGGTTTTTATGCGTTATCCTCAATTAACGTAAATATTTAGATTAATTAAGGAATGATAAAATGAAATATGATTTGGTTTTATTCGATTTAGATGGAACGTTAGTAGATACTTCTAGAGCGATTGCAAAAGTCTTGAAATGTGCGTTAGAAGAGTTAGGATTGAAAACATATACATTGGCTGAAAGTACAACTTTAATTGGTGGAGGAGTTTCTGGTTTAGTAGAGAAAATTTTGAAAAAAGAAAAATATCCTGAAACAGTTGTCAAAAAAGAAGACTTGTTAGAAACAATTAGAAAGTATTACAAATTATATTATAATCATGATGTGAAATTATATGATGGTATTGACAGATTGTTAGACTTTTTGGAAGAAAGTAGTATAAAAAAAGGGATTGTGACAAATAAGGATCATTTAGAAGCATTGAATACTGTAGAAAAAAATATGTCAAAATGGAATTTTGTAGAGATAATAGGGGCTAATGATGAAAAGCATCCTAAAAAGCCAGATCCTTATGGAGTTAATAAAATAGCTTCTGAAACTAATACGCCATTAAATAAGGTTTTATACGTTGGAGATATGATGGTGGATTTAAATACTTCTAAAAACGCAAATGTAGACATAGTTTATTGCAATTGGGGATTTGGAACGGTTATTAATGAAACTGGGATCCCTGAAGATATACGGGTTTCTAGCGTTGATGAAATAATTGAAAAAATCTTGGAGAAATAAAAGTCTTAGGGAAATTAACTTAAGCAAAAAAAGTAGGAGAATTGTTCAGTGGATAAAATTATAAGAAATTTTGAGAATACTAAATATTATGGATATATGTTTTTTATCGAATATGAAGGATTGAAATTTGAATCATTTGATGAAAATCCAAATAAAAAAAGTATAAAATCAGAATTTAGAAAATTGTTAGAAAAAAATGGAATAACGATTTATAAAGGAATTCAGCAAGCTGGAAGAACAGATGCGAAAGTTAATGCGAAAGAGAATGTTCTTTATATTAATTCGAAAGATTTTATTAAAATTTCTAAAGTTAAATATAAAGAAATAGAGGGATTGAAAATTTTAAAGATAGAAAAAACAATCCCTTTTTTGGAATTTCCAGAAATGATAGAAAAAAGATATTATATTTATAAATATCCAGAAAATTTAATAAAAAATAATGATGAAACAATAAAGAATAATTGTGAAAAATTATCGGGGGAAAAGAATTTTAAAGATTTTACTTCTATAAAAGGGAAAAAGTTAAAAAATCATGTTAGAGAAATTTATGTGAAATATAAAGATAAAGCTTTATATTTTGAGGGAGATGGATTTTTGCCACAGCAAGTACGGATAATGAGCAATTATATTCTTAATAATAGTAAAAAGCCATTAAATGGAGAGTATCTAACACTAGAAAAAGTTGGTTTTTCAGATAAATTGAAAAATTTAGTTTTAATGAAAATTGATAAAATAAATGATCTTGAAGAATATTCAGAAGAGTTACTTTTAGATGAAATTGAAAATATAAAAAAAATAAAATGGATAGAAAAAAATAATTATTTTTTGATA includes these proteins:
- a CDS encoding molecular chaperone; amino-acid sequence: MRLFYEEELKRKSYYEMLQIAIDERLVEAQVDTLSRKELIEVILKYRGARADFCIKNYKEKGLENIQKLFDDKLNNRIHHENTIKVPHKIVLYKELDLTKEDSYKIELPDNISKANAFLINANNYLCGIFQLEKDLDSKNKFYLISKKEFFRIESLKNNKFSLLFFKERDIQFIYRFYNAKEASQPTYPYRLDYYKIELENFEVRNLETTNTTLCIDFGTVNTSVGAYLDRNYVRDLPSNDILIGNVKINEINYVKFNDGERHYREIFPTLAYVSDCSNPNDIKYLFGYDVIRKLEKNNYVVNGSLFYGLKRWVHDHREKEKINDEFGNILYIERKKIIRAYLKYIVERAEYTFKCKFKKIHASSPVKLKDQFLEMFQEIFTVEKNGETTFEYEIIRENAMDEAIAVLYNTIENQIKKRKYKEGEEYSALIIDCGGGTTDLAACKYVIENERISYYLDIKTSFENGDENFGGNNMTYRIMQFLKVVLGNLYTKKKIISINDLIEYDNDMIYKVIDEFGIEKIFEKLQSEYEKYETIIPTRYSNFENKMSEEYKKIRNNFYMLWEAAENLKKEFFTIDGRLRTKFDVPRMKDSFQKSNDMHITQIKSWIIHILENGIFRTINEYPNHIFTIKEIEKIVKADIYNMLRKFLNTYYNEGILFEYSLIKLSGQSTKISTFQEVLKEFVPGKMIEYKELSHRDDYELKLNCLDGAIKYLDYKRFGHMNVTIENEVPLVPYSVWVEKYDGEKIEMIKTSRKADILKGEIDKTISAEELKIYVYNAEGDLKKELIYKNDDDYEEMDAEDIIPIFNGVITQNDTDTIQNLTTRFFIYTDLNNWGFFVFPIQRYEDQLFLGKKQYFAFEDDLNEISYFDGKH
- a CDS encoding efflux RND transporter periplasmic adaptor subunit, with the translated sequence MKKETNENIIWLLPTFLVMIILFMIKTCTPSISEKYIVSTIKRENIDLYVDSKAKVEPKDFISIGLDVQLNVDKIYFKEGDKVKKGDVIIKFSDYKAQNIEKELEDKKSILAVKKSQLRYLKNMSEEQLDDKNKIQKLEGEIAAIETELEKIVKNKQLVQRVITSPVNGYIIKINAIKNGTTDASIPVLLIAKDTDLKIVSEKIKLDREIKVGSEATVSFLNQKLLKEDKNLEKLVKVNENGKENKKYSEAGNVNSAVNSEFKVILYKIVDTKDPIIKILEFLPKNFEKDIQNIILNEMLNVRIFLEKKENVLTVPISAVVKKKEKSGEKTFIYVINKENLVIKKEIQIGVTNGEVIEIYGSGINEGQEIIVNPNDKLQNRIIVKRRNIEEEMIEKQKRLMKLENENEKKVKEIEENEREIIKLKRLNVIH
- a CDS encoding carbonic anhydrase, translating into MFCTLICCMDGRFIHIINEYIRNNYRYKYVDTITDAGPVNKIIYEDYLNSIKDKVVLISMNKHKSDHIFIAGHSDCAGCPIDDETQKNYIRQSVEKMHKDLPHEAVTGLFVYENGEIEVLVDYV
- a CDS encoding DUF896 domain-containing protein — translated: MDEIIKKINRFSQLARERELTEEEKKEREEVRKIYLENFKKSVRGHLESIKIVRVDDDGNPINDDGEIIEPEA
- a CDS encoding HAD family hydrolase, giving the protein MKYDLVLFDLDGTLVDTSRAIAKVLKCALEELGLKTYTLAESTTLIGGGVSGLVEKILKKEKYPETVVKKEDLLETIRKYYKLYYNHDVKLYDGIDRLLDFLEESSIKKGIVTNKDHLEALNTVEKNMSKWNFVEIIGANDEKHPKKPDPYGVNKIASETNTPLNKVLYVGDMMVDLNTSKNANVDIVYCNWGFGTVINETGIPEDIRVSSVDEIIEKILEK
- a CDS encoding pseudouridylate synthase; amino-acid sequence: MDKIIRNFENTKYYGYMFFIEYEGLKFESFDENPNKKSIKSEFRKLLEKNGITIYKGIQQAGRTDAKVNAKENVLYINSKDFIKISKVKYKEIEGLKILKIEKTIPFLEFPEMIEKRYYIYKYPENLIKNNDETIKNNCEKLSGEKNFKDFTSIKGKKLKNHVREIYVKYKDKALYFEGDGFLPQQVRIMSNYILNNSKKPLNGEYLTLEKVGFSDKLKNLVLMKIDKINDLEEYSEELLLDEIENIKKIKWIEKNNYFLIFYVNRRNKGEFIGKRGKNIKKYKRIFGNIIIKEI